From the genome of Streptomyces xanthophaeus:
CTCAGTACCTCGCTCCTACCCCGCCGCCCGGCGGCCAGTCGGCGGCGGAGTGACACTTTCTCCGCCGTCGAGGAGGGGCGGAAGATCCTGTCCGGACGGATCGCGGGCCCTCGTCCACCTCGGCCACGCCGATGCTCGCCCGGCATGCCCTCACGGCCCCGGCAAGGGGGAACGCAAAGCGCTGCGTCCCTGGTCCCAGGCCGTGCGGAGGTGCGCCGCGAGACGGTCCTCCAGCACGACGGTCGCCGCGCATCCGAACGCGATGTCCGCCTCGAGGTCCGGTTCGTCGGCCAGCAGCCCTCCGATCACCTCGTGGCGTACCACCTGTTCGTGGACGGCGTCGGCTTCGACGTGCTCCGCGTAGAAGTGTTCGGCCGAAGGTCCCGCTCCGCAGCGCCGCATGGCCTTGGCCAGGCGCCTGGAGCCGGGCGACGAGGTGACCTCGACACAGGCGAAGTGGCCGACGAGTGCGCCGCGCAGGGCGCGGTGGAGCCCGAAGAGGGACATCAGGTTCACGGTCGCGAGCAACGGCGCCGGCGCGCGGTCCAGGTAGCGGCCGTAGGCGGGATCCAGCCCCAGGTCGGCCATGAGGTCCGCGAAGAGCCGCGCGTGGATGCGGTCGGCGCGGCCGGCGCCGAACTCGTCGTACTCGATGGCGGCCATGGCGGCCTTGGCCCGTCCGGTGAGCCGCGGGATGACCCAGGCGTGCGGGTCGGCCTCCTTGAGGTGGTAGAGGGAGCGCAGGGCCGCGTACTCGCGCAGCTGCCAGAGCTCGCCCTCGGTCTCCAGGTGGTGACTGAGACTGCCGGAAAGGTCCACGGGCTCGACGAGAAGCGGGGCGAAGGCTTCCTCGACCGTTCGGGGTGGGTCGGGCAGCTCGGTGCGCAGGGCGTGCAGGATGCGGGTCTCCATCGCCTGGCGCAGCCGCAGCAGCTCCGGGTCCCATTCGCGCGCGTCGTCCACGCCGTCGAAGCCGCGGTAGTGCAGCTCGTACAGGAGGTAGAGGGCGAGCTGGAGGTCCTCACCCCAGGGGTCCGCCCTGAGCACCGACCCCGTGGTGTACACCGGCGGGCCGCCGGATCGCAGGGCCCGCGTCACGGCGCGGGACAGTTCGCCCCGCCCTTCGACCAGACGGGGGCCGACGGCCGGCGCCGCTGTGCTCAGGCTCAGGCTGGGAGGGGTCATCGGGGGTTCCTGTCCTCGGGAGGCGGGCCGCCCCGCTCACGCGAGCGGTGGCTGGTGTCGCACCAGGGGTACGTACGGCTGCGGCGACAGGTGCACACCGCGACCATGAAGCGGTCGGACCGGGCGACCGTACCGTCGTCCAGGACGATCTCGACCGGCCCCTCGACCAGGACCGGACCCTGCGGGTCCACCGATACCCGGCGGGCCGACGCCCGTACGCGGGCCGGGACCGGGGCGGGGGAGCTGTCAGAGGGACCGGGCACGGATGATCACCAGCTCTTCCCACTCGTCGGTTTCCGCCGCCAGACCCCGCCGCTCCAGCCAGGCCCGCCGCGATCGCAGTACGGGGCCCCACGGCACCGAGGCACGCGCCGCGACCTCCGCTGCCAGCCCCACCCCGGCCAGGCGGTCGAGGGTCTCCCCGGTGCGGCACATCGCCGAGTGCACCATGAGCAGGACGCCCCCGGGACGCAGCAGGGAGGGGGCTCGGGCGCAGATCCGGTCGATGACCCCGCGCCCGTCGGGGCAGGCGTCCCAGGCCCGCTCCGGTCCGCGCGACGGCAGCCGGACCCCCGGGGCGGGTACGTACGGCGGATTGGCGATCACCAGGTCGTACCGGCACCCCGCGGTGCGCGCCGCGAAGTCACCGTGCAGGACGCGCAGCGGCAGCCGTCGGCACAAGGAGTTCAGCCGCGCCGTGACCACGGCGGGCCAGGAGACATCGACCGCGGTGACCCGGGCTCCCCTGCCCGCGGCGTGCAGTGCCAGCGCCCCGGTGCCCGTACCGATCTCCAGCGCGTCGGTCTGCGGCCCGAGTTCCTCCTGGGCGAGCGCCTCCGCGAGGAGGAGGGTGTCCGCCTGCGGCTGGTAGACGCCCGGCAAGGCCATCAGGGTGAAGGGCAGCGGGGGCAAGGACAGGGCCGTACTGGGCACCGCGCACCTCCAGGTGGGAATGCGGCCCGCGGAGCGGACCACGGAAATCGACCGACATCCTGCGACTGCCCTCGACAACGCGGCCGACCCACATGACGTCGACCTTCAGAGGATCGGACGAATACCGCGGGCGGCAGGTGCGGCCGTGCGGGTCAGCCCGGCCAGGTGCCCGTCATACGACGCGTGGCCACGGCGCCGGAGCGGTCGACCGCCGCCTTGACCACGGCGAAGATCGCGCCCTGGATGGCGGCCGCGATGAGGATCTGCCGCCAGGAGCGGTCTTCGTCCGTGGCGCTCGGAGCGTCGTCCTCGCCCTCGACGATCTTCCAGACCTGCTTGAACGCGGCCCCCGCGATCAAGCCACCGACGGCACCCAGGGCCAGACCGACCGGCTTGTAGGCCACCTTCGACGCCTTCATCATCGTCCCCGGCTGCGCCGCACCAGCAGGAGGAGGACGACCAGCGAAGCGCCGGCCACGAGCAGCGGCTTGCGATGGGCTCGTGCCGTCCTCGCGGCCCGGGCCGCCTTGTCGAGCACCGGATCGGGTGTCGTGTCCCTCACCAGCTGTGCGGTGTGCCGGGTCCGCACACGGATCCGGTCGGCGACCACGGCCGTCTTCTCGGCGGCCTGTTCCTTCACGGCGGCTGTCTTCTCCTTCGCCTGTGCCTTGATGTCGGCCTTGTACGCCAGCGCCTCGATGGTCTGCCCGAGTTCGTCGCGGGTGCGCTCGACCTGCTCGCGCAGCTCGTCAGGGGTGGGCGTGCCGATATTCGTTCGAGGTTCGTCGGTCATCGGTGCACCTTCTCCTTGATCTCGGCCAGATCGGCCCTGACGCTGTCCATGGTCCGTTCCGGTACGGGTGCGCCGGCCTCCGCGATCTGCTTCTTCCCAGCCATGGCGGTCGCTGCGGCAAGCACCGCCAACGCCGCCGCGACGATCAGCGCCGATGCCCAGACCGGGACCGTCGACGCGAGAGCTGCGATGCAGGCTGCTGTCAGGGCCTGAGCTGCCAGGATTCCGATCAGGCCCGCCGCGCCGAAAAGTCCTCCGCCCTTGCCGAAGCGTTTGCCCTTCTGGGTCATTTCTGCGCGGGCCAGCTGCATCTCCTCGCGGACCAGCCCCGAAATCTGCTGGGAGGCGCGCGAGACCAGCACACTCACGGATTCATCGGAGCTGTGGATCTGCCGCTCTTTCGTGCTCATGCGGAGTCTCCCCTTCACGATGCGCATGCTGTTGTCGTGACGCGCCTACCCGGTAAACGAAGGAGCACCCGCACCACGAGCGGAAGCTTCCGCGCACACCGCCCGCAAGCGCAGAACAGCCCCCTGCGGACCCCTGCATCGCAGCGCGGCCGGCCATCGCCTCGTTGCACAGCTGCTCCTTGGTGGGGCCCTGCGCACCGCCGTTCCTTGCCGGCGCGCTCCACACGAGCCGCGTCGGCGGGCGGCCCGGTGCCGGGGCCCGTCCGGGACGGGACTCCCGGCGGCCGGCCGTGCTCGTCCACGGCCCGCTCCCTCATCGGGGAGCAGTTTCGGGCGCGGGTCTTGTTTCTCGGCGCTCATGATCGACGGTCTCTCGGTCGTCGACGGGCGGGGCCGGGGGCGTGAGTCAGCTCGCGGCGTACTGGACGGCGTCATGCAGGGCCTCGGGGGCGCAGGGTTGGCCCATGAGGATGCAGAGCGTGAACAGGGAGTCCTCGAAGGAGCGGCGTGCCTCCGGGTCCACGGGTGCGGCGCTCAGGCGCAGGCGGCTCTCGAAGAACCGGCCGAGGGCCTTCTCGGTGTCCTCCCGCAGGGGCAGCAGGTACGGACCCGACGTCGAGGACGGTACGGGGTCCGGGGTGCGGGCCGTGCGGACGGCCTGGCGCAGCGCCCGCTCGGCACGGGCGGGAACGGGTACGCCGCGGGCGGAATCGATCGTCGCGGCGGCCAGGACGGTCTCGGGCAGGCCGGCTCCCGCGGCCGCGGCGGACAGGATGCGCTCGGCCTCGCGGGCCGTGGCCGGGGTCGTCGCCATCAGCGTGCCCACTGCCACCGCCCGCGGGACTGCCCGATCGGAGGGCACGTGGGTGGCGGCTGTCTCGGGGGTGCGGTGGCGGACTTCGTGGATGTCGGCGAGGGGGACGGACGCCGTCATGGGGATCACCTGCTTTCGGGCGCACGCCTTCACGTGAGGAGGGAGCGGGTGTCGGTGAGGTTCAGGAGCCGCTCCACCCGGCGACCGGCCGCCGTGATGTGCAGGCCGCGTCCAGCTCGCAGGGCCGCGTGGCGGGCGGTCAGGAGGGTGTTGAGGCCGGCACAGTCGCAGAAGGTCACCCGCTCCAGGTCCAGGAGCAGGGTCGCGCGCTGGGAGACGAGGGCGGCCAGGAGGGCCCGGCGGAGAAACATGGCGTTGTCGAAGTCGATCTCGCCGCTCACCACGACCTGGACCGTCCCGGGCCGCGGGCCGGGTGTCACCCCGATCTCCAGGCCGGCCGCTGTCGAGGGACAGGTCCGGTGGTCGGACACGATGGCGGTCATGGCTGCCTCCCCATACGCTCTGGGGCTGTTTCTGCTTCTACCAGCATGGTCGGCACTCACCCGACATGCGTCAAGAAATACGCGAAAAACGGGACGTATATACAAATAATGGTGCAAGCTGGAGGTATGGGTGATGAAGGCCTTCCCCACGGGTCATGGACGTTCCTGACCAGCCACGCCCGTGTCCTGCTCGCCCTCGCACGCGACCCCGGAGTGCGCCTGCGGGAGGTCGCCGAGACCTGCGTGCTCACCGAGCGGACCGTCCAGGCGATCGTCGCGGACCTGGAGCAGGAGGGATACCTCACCCGGGTACGCCACGGGCGCCGCAACCACTACCGCATCAGCCCCGGAGCGAAGTTCCGCCACCCCGCCGAGGCGGGCCGCGACATCGCGGGGCTCCTCGCCCTCTTCGCCGACGACCCGCCGACGACCCGGACACCACGGGCCGAGTCCCGGCGGACGTGACCACACCGCCTACGTCCGGGGCCGGCGGACCTTCCGGCAGCGGCCACGGCCGGGAGGGCGCATCCCCCAACCGGCCTACACTCCCCGCCTCATGGCGAGCGGTGCGGCTCCGCGCATGGCACGGTGGAGGGCGAAGAGAGGTCCACGCACGCGGGGCCCGGCCTGTCGACGAAGCCACCCCGGCCGGGCCCCGCCACCTATGCCGGGATACCCCTCAACCCCTCGCCCGCGGCGCGCCCGGGAGCCCTTCCCGCCCGGTTCACGCTGCCGGTCGGGCCCGTCGCGCGGCGCGCGAGGGCACCGGTCAGCCCCCGACCCCGTCACCACCGGAGGCCACCATGCTCGAACGCAAGCGACTCCAGGGCCGTACCCAGGTCACCTTCGTCCTGCCCGAGGGCACCCCGCAGGGACCGGTCAGCGTGGTCGGGGACTTCAACCACTGGAACCCCGCCGCCCACCCCTTCGAACCCCGAGGCGACGGCACCCGCAGGGCCGAGGTCTCCCTCCCCGCGAACAGCGGCCACTCGTTCCGTTACCTCGCGGCCGGCGACTACTGGTTCGACGACGAACAGGCCGACCACCACGACGGCACCAACAACCGGATCCACACCTGATGTTGCGCACGACGGTCGGCCCCGGCACGACGGGGCCTCCGGGAGCCCGTGCCGTGCCTACGCCTGTGGTGTGGTGGGCGGGCACACAGAGGGGTGCCCGAATGTGATGGTCCGCCACATACGCGGCCGACCTGCGGGCTTCTACGGTGTGGCGACACGGATCGTCCCCGCAGACCCCCGGAAGTGGTGCCCATGACCTCCCCCGCAACGGCCGTACCGGCACCGGCCGGCATACGGAGAATCGTCGCCGCCAGCCTCATCGGGACCACCATCGAGTGGTACGACTTCTTCCTCTACGGCTCGGCCGCCGCACTGGTCTTCAACGAGCTGTTCTTTCCCGGCAGCGAGCCCCTGGTCGGTACCCTCCTCGCCTTCCTGACCTATGCGATCGGCTTCGCGGCCCGCCCGCTGGGTGGGCTGGTCTTCGGCCACTACGGGGACAAGATCGGCCGCAAGCAGCTCCTCGTCCTCAGCCTGCTCCTCATGGGCGGGGCCACCTTCGCCATGGGCCTGCTGCCCACCCACGCGAGCATCGGGGTCGGCGCCCCGATCCTCCTCACGCTCCTGCGCCTGATCCAGGGGTTCGCGCTCGGCGGCGAGTGGGGCGGGGCGGTGCTGCTCGTCTCCGAGCACGGGGACGACAAGAGCCGCGGCTTCTGGGCCTCCTGGCCGCAGGCCGGCGCGCCCGGAGGCAATCTGCTGGCCACCGGGGTACTCGCCGTCCTGGCCGCCGTACAGTCCGACGCGGCCTTCCTCGCCTGGGGCTGGCGGATCCCGTTCCTGCTCTCCGGGGTGCTGGTCATGATCGGCCTGTGGATCCGGATGTCCGTCTCGGAGTCCCCGGTCTTCCTGGAGGCGCAGGCCAGGGCCGCGGAGCGGGCCGCCGCCGGGGCCAAGGCCAAGCCGCCCGTGGCCGAGGTGTTCCGTACGAACTGGCGCGGGGTCCTGACCGCGATCGGCACCCGCCTCGGCGAGAACATCTCGTACTACGTCATCACCGCCTTCCTCCTCGTCTACGTCACCAGCCACCTCGGGCTGCCCAAGAGCGACGGCCTGAACGCCGTACTCATCGGCTCCGCCGTCCACTTCGCGGCCATCCCGGCCTGGGGCGCGCTGTCCGACCGCATCGGGCGCCGCGCCGTCACCCTCTTCGGCTCGGTGGGCATGATCGGCTGGGCGTTCGCGTTCTTCGCGCTGCTGGACTCCAAGTCCTTCCCGGTGATCGCCGCGGCCGTGACCGTCGGACTGCTCCTGCACGGTGCGATGTACGGACCGCAGGCGGCCTTCATCTCCGAGATGTTCGACACCGAGGTCCGCTACTCCGGCGCCTCGATGGGGTCCCAGCTGGCCTCCATCATCGGCGGCGCCCTCGCACCGATCATCGCCGTGGCCCTGCTGCGCGACTACGGCTCGTCCCTGCCCGTCTCCGTCTATCTCGCCACGGCGGCGGCGGTCACCACGCTGACCGTCCTGGTGGCCAAGGAGACCCGCGGGCGTAGCCTGGCCCGGGAACACACCCCGGTACGCGCACCGGTCCCGGCCGCCCGCCGGGCCGGGCACGA
Proteins encoded in this window:
- a CDS encoding iron-containing redox enzyme family protein produces the protein MTPPSLSLSTAAPAVGPRLVEGRGELSRAVTRALRSGGPPVYTTGSVLRADPWGEDLQLALYLLYELHYRGFDGVDDAREWDPELLRLRQAMETRILHALRTELPDPPRTVEEAFAPLLVEPVDLSGSLSHHLETEGELWQLREYAALRSLYHLKEADPHAWVIPRLTGRAKAAMAAIEYDEFGAGRADRIHARLFADLMADLGLDPAYGRYLDRAPAPLLATVNLMSLFGLHRALRGALVGHFACVEVTSSPGSRRLAKAMRRCGAGPSAEHFYAEHVEADAVHEQVVRHEVIGGLLADEPDLEADIAFGCAATVVLEDRLAAHLRTAWDQGRSALRSPLPGP
- a CDS encoding DUF3618 domain-containing protein, translating into MTDEPRTNIGTPTPDELREQVERTRDELGQTIEALAYKADIKAQAKEKTAAVKEQAAEKTAVVADRIRVRTRHTAQLVRDTTPDPVLDKAARAARTARAHRKPLLVAGASLVVLLLLVRRSRGR
- a CDS encoding DUF5133 domain-containing protein, with protein sequence MTASVPLADIHEVRHRTPETAATHVPSDRAVPRAVAVGTLMATTPATAREAERILSAAAAGAGLPETVLAAATIDSARGVPVPARAERALRQAVRTARTPDPVPSSTSGPYLLPLREDTEKALGRFFESRLRLSAAPVDPEARRSFEDSLFTLCILMGQPCAPEALHDAVQYAAS
- a CDS encoding HemK2/MTQ2 family protein methyltransferase, whose product is MALPGVYQPQADTLLLAEALAQEELGPQTDALEIGTGTGALALHAAGRGARVTAVDVSWPAVVTARLNSLCRRLPLRVLHGDFAARTAGCRYDLVIANPPYVPAPGVRLPSRGPERAWDACPDGRGVIDRICARAPSLLRPGGVLLMVHSAMCRTGETLDRLAGVGLAAEVAARASVPWGPVLRSRRAWLERRGLAAETDEWEELVIIRARSL
- a CDS encoding MFS transporter, which produces MTSPATAVPAPAGIRRIVAASLIGTTIEWYDFFLYGSAAALVFNELFFPGSEPLVGTLLAFLTYAIGFAARPLGGLVFGHYGDKIGRKQLLVLSLLLMGGATFAMGLLPTHASIGVGAPILLTLLRLIQGFALGGEWGGAVLLVSEHGDDKSRGFWASWPQAGAPGGNLLATGVLAVLAAVQSDAAFLAWGWRIPFLLSGVLVMIGLWIRMSVSESPVFLEAQARAAERAAAGAKAKPPVAEVFRTNWRGVLTAIGTRLGENISYYVITAFLLVYVTSHLGLPKSDGLNAVLIGSAVHFAAIPAWGALSDRIGRRAVTLFGSVGMIGWAFAFFALLDSKSFPVIAAAVTVGLLLHGAMYGPQAAFISEMFDTEVRYSGASMGSQLASIIGGALAPIIAVALLRDYGSSLPVSVYLATAAAVTTLTVLVAKETRGRSLAREHTPVRAPVPAARRAGHDPLPADN
- a CDS encoding isoamylase early set domain-containing protein, with translation MLERKRLQGRTQVTFVLPEGTPQGPVSVVGDFNHWNPAAHPFEPRGDGTRRAEVSLPANSGHSFRYLAAGDYWFDDEQADHHDGTNNRIHT
- a CDS encoding phage holin family protein; protein product: MSTKERQIHSSDESVSVLVSRASQQISGLVREEMQLARAEMTQKGKRFGKGGGLFGAAGLIGILAAQALTAACIAALASTVPVWASALIVAAALAVLAAATAMAGKKQIAEAGAPVPERTMDSVRADLAEIKEKVHR
- a CDS encoding DUF4235 domain-containing protein — protein: MKASKVAYKPVGLALGAVGGLIAGAAFKQVWKIVEGEDDAPSATDEDRSWRQILIAAAIQGAIFAVVKAAVDRSGAVATRRMTGTWPG
- a CDS encoding helix-turn-helix transcriptional regulator, coding for MGDEGLPHGSWTFLTSHARVLLALARDPGVRLREVAETCVLTERTVQAIVADLEQEGYLTRVRHGRRNHYRISPGAKFRHPAEAGRDIAGLLALFADDPPTTRTPRAESRRT
- a CDS encoding STAS domain-containing protein, translated to MTAIVSDHRTCPSTAAGLEIGVTPGPRPGTVQVVVSGEIDFDNAMFLRRALLAALVSQRATLLLDLERVTFCDCAGLNTLLTARHAALRAGRGLHITAAGRRVERLLNLTDTRSLLT
- a CDS encoding CDGSH iron-sulfur domain-containing protein, whose translation is MPGPSDSSPAPVPARVRASARRVSVDPQGPVLVEGPVEIVLDDGTVARSDRFMVAVCTCRRSRTYPWCDTSHRSRERGGPPPEDRNPR